A single window of Alphaproteobacteria bacterium DNA harbors:
- a CDS encoding nitronate monooxygenase yields the protein MLPRNALTDRLGLTYPIVQAPMASATTPALAASVSEAGALGSLGLGTSTAEVAAAEIQRFRQMTEKPLNANFFCHDSPGDVTGTGHHMRRRLAPFYQDHNAGDVPEPTVPYGTFGPEHAAMLTLEKPAVVSFHFGLPDKDLLQQVRETGAFILCTATTVAEARALETAGVDAIIAQGLEAGGHRGTFLGGDQLNQPGLFALLPQVCRAVSVPVIAAGGIVDGHTAAAAFMLGASAVQVGTAFLRNAESKISEPHRRALASAGDESTRVTRLHSGKPARAIRNRLLDDLADMEGEVAPYPAQRSLVAPLGPKGDGAYQALWAGQNVGLTREMAAADLVRTLAEETAARLKAFA from the coding sequence ATGTTGCCTCGCAATGCGCTGACAGACCGCCTGGGCCTAACCTACCCGATCGTCCAGGCACCGATGGCGAGTGCCACCACCCCCGCGCTGGCCGCCTCGGTCAGCGAGGCGGGGGCGCTCGGATCGCTGGGACTGGGGACGTCGACGGCGGAGGTGGCGGCGGCGGAAATCCAACGCTTCCGGCAGATGACCGAGAAGCCGCTGAATGCCAATTTCTTCTGTCACGACTCCCCCGGCGACGTGACCGGCACCGGCCATCACATGCGCCGGCGGCTGGCCCCGTTCTACCAGGATCATAACGCCGGCGATGTGCCCGAGCCCACCGTGCCCTATGGCACGTTCGGGCCGGAGCACGCGGCCATGCTGACGCTGGAGAAGCCCGCGGTCGTCAGCTTCCATTTCGGCCTGCCCGACAAGGACCTGCTGCAACAGGTGCGGGAGACGGGCGCCTTTATCCTGTGCACGGCCACCACGGTGGCGGAGGCGCGGGCGCTGGAGACCGCCGGCGTCGATGCCATCATCGCCCAGGGGCTGGAAGCGGGCGGGCATCGCGGCACCTTCCTCGGCGGCGACCAGCTCAACCAGCCGGGCCTGTTCGCGCTGCTGCCGCAGGTCTGCCGCGCGGTGAGTGTGCCGGTGATCGCCGCCGGCGGCATTGTCGACGGCCACACCGCCGCCGCCGCCTTCATGCTGGGCGCCAGCGCCGTGCAGGTCGGCACCGCCTTCCTGCGCAATGCCGAAAGCAAGATCAGCGAGCCGCACCGCCGCGCGCTGGCGAGCGCCGGCGACGAGAGCACCCGCGTCACGCGCCTGCATTCCGGCAAGCCGGCCCGCGCCATCCGCAACCGCCTGCTGGACGATCTGGCGGACATGGAAGGCGAGGTTGCCCCCTACCCCGCCCAGCGCTCGCTGGTGGCGCCGCTGGGGCCGAAGGGCGACGGCGCCTACCAGGCGCTCTGGGCCGGCCAGAATGTCGGCCTGACCCGCGAGATGGCCGCCGCCGACCTGGTCCGCACCCTGGCCGAGGAGACCGCGGCGCGCCTGAAGGCGTTTGCGTGA
- a CDS encoding SMP-30/gluconolactonase/LRE family protein, translated as MSSPTRHTTAPEPRARVVTTGLRFPEGPIAMPDGSVILVEIERGTLTRCNPDGSTEVVAETGGGPNGAAMGPDGRIYICNNGGFKWHYGEDGGMRSIAQADDYKGGSIQAVDIKTGKVETLYTHCGETQLRGPNDIVFDSQGGMYFTDLGKTRERDWDRTGIYYAKADGSHITEIAYPLITPNGTSLSPDEKTLYVAETWTGRLWAFDLEAPGVVKKQPWPIPHGGRLVANTSGFRNFDSLAVEADGRICIATLFDPGITVMTPDGASVEHVPLPGDPYCTNICFGGPDLKTAFITQSYYGKLVAVDWPRPGLALNFLNT; from the coding sequence ATGTCTTCCCCCACCCGGCACACCACCGCGCCCGAGCCCAGGGCCCGCGTCGTCACCACCGGCCTGCGCTTCCCGGAAGGCCCCATCGCCATGCCCGACGGCTCGGTCATCCTGGTGGAGATCGAGCGCGGCACGCTCACCCGCTGCAACCCCGACGGCTCGACCGAGGTGGTGGCCGAAACCGGCGGCGGGCCGAACGGCGCGGCCATGGGGCCGGACGGCCGCATCTATATCTGCAACAATGGCGGCTTCAAATGGCATTATGGCGAGGATGGCGGCATGCGCTCCATCGCCCAGGCCGACGACTACAAGGGCGGCTCGATCCAGGCGGTCGACATCAAGACCGGCAAGGTCGAAACGCTCTACACCCATTGCGGCGAGACCCAGTTGCGCGGCCCGAACGACATCGTGTTCGACAGCCAGGGCGGCATGTATTTCACCGATCTGGGCAAGACCCGCGAGCGCGACTGGGACCGCACCGGCATCTATTACGCCAAGGCGGACGGCAGCCACATCACCGAGATCGCCTATCCGCTGATCACGCCGAACGGCACCAGCCTCTCGCCGGACGAGAAGACGCTGTACGTGGCCGAGACCTGGACCGGCCGGCTCTGGGCGTTCGACCTGGAGGCGCCGGGCGTGGTGAAAAAGCAGCCCTGGCCGATCCCGCACGGCGGCCGCCTCGTCGCCAACACCAGCGGCTTCCGCAATTTCGACAGCCTGGCGGTGGAGGCCGACGGCCGCATCTGCATCGCCACCCTGTTCGACCCGGGCATCACGGTGATGACGCCGGACGGCGCCAGCGTCGAGCATGTGCCGCTGCCGGGCGACCCCTATTGCACCAATATCTGCTTCGGCGGCCCGGACCTGAAAACCGCGTTCATCACCCAGAGCTATTACGGCAAGCTGGTCGCCGTCGACTGGCCCCGCCCCGGCCTCGCCCTGAACTTCCTGAACACGTAA
- a CDS encoding DUF2848 family protein, translated as MLSFAITAADGRVERLPLAVTRLVIAGWTGRDKAKLQEHIDELQALGVAPPVSTPIYYPLSASLLTQDDAIQVLGAGSSGEVEAMLIGTPRGMLVTLASDHTDREAEAYSIQISKQMCQKPVARAAWWFADVAERWDSLTLQSRQDGAVYQDGDCTAMLPPLEIVRGACGAEELPPGWAMPLGTLPVHGGIRGGDRFAMTLADPKTGRTIEHAYRVERLEMAG; from the coding sequence ATGTTGAGTTTTGCCATCACCGCCGCCGACGGCAGGGTCGAGCGCCTGCCGCTGGCCGTGACCCGGCTGGTCATTGCCGGCTGGACCGGCCGCGACAAGGCCAAGCTGCAGGAGCATATCGACGAGTTGCAGGCCCTGGGCGTGGCGCCGCCCGTCTCGACGCCGATCTACTACCCGCTGAGCGCGTCGCTGCTGACCCAGGACGACGCCATCCAGGTGCTGGGTGCGGGCTCGTCGGGCGAGGTGGAGGCGATGCTGATCGGCACGCCGCGCGGCATGCTGGTGACGCTCGCCAGCGACCACACCGACCGCGAGGCCGAGGCCTATTCGATCCAGATCTCGAAGCAGATGTGCCAGAAGCCGGTGGCACGCGCGGCCTGGTGGTTCGCCGACGTGGCCGAGCGCTGGGACTCGCTGACCCTGCAAAGCCGGCAGGACGGTGCGGTCTACCAGGATGGCGACTGCACCGCCATGCTGCCGCCGCTGGAGATCGTGCGCGGCGCCTGCGGCGCGGAGGAACTGCCGCCCGGCTGGGCCATGCCGCTCGGCACGCTGCCGGTCCATGGCGGCATTCGCGGCGGCGACCGGTTCGCGATGACGCTGGCCGACCCCAAGACCGGCCGTACCATCGAACACGCCTACCGCGTCGAGCGGCTGGAGATGGCGGGGTAG
- a CDS encoding LLM class flavin-dependent oxidoreductase, which translates to MKFGGMVATKIDDWQIFPELERLGYDHGWAPDSQMIWSDSYATLALAAHHTSRIRLGTGVAIAGTRLAPVTAHSIASINKLAPGRTFLGIGTGHTAMRIMGQRPMKAAAFREYLRVLRALLHGQEVDYAMPGGDGEARPIRFLDRELESVNTDQPVPVYVAANGPKALAAAGAYGDGRICAGNEPLGVLARNLERVEAGAAEVGRSLPGDFHTASLTFACVLKPGETLASERVIDEVDAAAVSTLHYWYELYQEWGRDDFVSDRVRGTWEDYKRYVETTMPPERRHQMLHTGHCAFCPPAERRFITPDLIRVAGGLVGEPDEIVERLGQLEAAGLKEVTLLPPVARMRSNFRDFAEQVMARVR; encoded by the coding sequence ATGAAATTCGGCGGCATGGTCGCGACCAAGATCGACGACTGGCAGATTTTTCCCGAACTGGAGCGCCTCGGCTATGACCATGGCTGGGCGCCGGACAGCCAGATGATCTGGTCCGACAGCTATGCCACCCTGGCGCTGGCCGCGCACCACACCTCGCGCATCCGGCTCGGCACCGGCGTGGCGATCGCCGGCACGCGGCTCGCGCCGGTGACGGCGCACTCCATCGCCTCGATCAACAAGCTGGCGCCGGGGCGCACCTTTCTCGGCATCGGCACCGGGCACACGGCCATGCGGATCATGGGCCAGCGGCCGATGAAGGCCGCTGCCTTCCGCGAGTATCTGCGCGTGCTGCGCGCCCTGTTGCACGGGCAGGAGGTCGACTATGCCATGCCCGGCGGCGACGGCGAGGCCCGGCCGATCCGCTTCCTCGACCGCGAGTTGGAGAGCGTCAACACCGACCAGCCGGTGCCGGTCTACGTCGCCGCCAACGGGCCGAAGGCGCTGGCCGCCGCCGGCGCCTATGGCGATGGCCGCATCTGTGCCGGCAACGAGCCGCTGGGCGTGCTGGCCCGCAATCTGGAGCGGGTCGAGGCCGGTGCGGCGGAGGTCGGGCGGAGCCTGCCCGGGGACTTCCACACCGCCTCGCTCACCTTTGCCTGCGTGCTGAAGCCGGGCGAGACGCTGGCGAGCGAGCGGGTGATCGACGAGGTCGACGCCGCTGCCGTCTCCACCCTGCATTACTGGTACGAGCTGTATCAGGAATGGGGCCGGGACGATTTCGTCTCCGACCGGGTGCGCGGCACGTGGGAGGACTACAAGCGCTATGTCGAGACCACCATGCCGCCGGAGCGCCGCCACCAGATGCTGCACACCGGCCATTGCGCCTTCTGCCCGCCGGCCGAGCGCCGCTTCATCACGCCGGACCTGATCCGCGTCGCCGGCGGCCTGGTGGGCGAGCCGGACGAGATTGTCGAACGCCTCGGCCAGCTGGAGGCGGCGGGCCTGAAAGAGGTCACGCTGTTGCCGCCCGTGGCCCGCATGCGGTCGAACTTCCGGGACTTCGCCGAACAGGTCATGGCCCGCGTGCGCTGA
- a CDS encoding SMP-30/gluconolactonase/LRE family protein: MPVDHPASAGWRDFPRYPDPAVEVLDERFAPMRIFSAAVERLYTGCRWAEGPVWFGDGRYLLWSDIPNQRILKWEEETGRTSVYRKPSNWANGNTRDRQGRLVTCEHGRRVTRTEYDGSITVLADRFEGKRLNSPNDVVVKSDGSIWFTDPYFGIMGRYEGEKAESELTWAVYRLEPDSGAMTVIADDIDGPNGLCFSPDESVLYVVASRSMPTRTILAYDMASDGRSVQKATRRVHIDAGPGGTPDGMRCDTEGNLWCGWGMGSAELDGVRVFAPDGTAIGHIHLPERCANVCFGGAERNRLFMAASQSVYALYVNAQGVKGG, encoded by the coding sequence ATGCCCGTCGATCACCCCGCCTCCGCCGGCTGGCGCGACTTCCCCCGCTATCCCGACCCGGCGGTCGAGGTGCTGGACGAGCGTTTCGCCCCGATGCGCATTTTCTCCGCCGCGGTGGAGCGGCTTTACACCGGCTGCCGCTGGGCGGAGGGGCCCGTTTGGTTCGGCGACGGCCGCTACCTGCTCTGGAGCGACATCCCGAACCAGCGCATCCTGAAATGGGAGGAGGAGACCGGCCGGACCAGCGTCTACCGCAAGCCCTCCAACTGGGCGAACGGCAACACCCGCGATCGGCAGGGCCGGCTCGTCACCTGCGAGCACGGCCGGCGCGTGACGCGCACCGAATACGACGGCTCCATCACCGTTCTGGCCGACCGGTTCGAGGGCAAGCGCCTGAACTCGCCGAACGACGTGGTGGTGAAATCGGACGGCTCGATCTGGTTCACCGACCCCTATTTCGGCATCATGGGCCGCTATGAGGGCGAGAAGGCGGAAAGCGAGCTGACCTGGGCGGTCTACCGGCTGGAGCCCGACAGCGGCGCCATGACCGTGATCGCCGACGATATCGACGGCCCGAACGGCCTCTGCTTCTCGCCGGACGAGAGCGTTCTCTACGTGGTCGCCAGCCGCTCCATGCCGACGCGGACCATCCTGGCCTACGACATGGCGAGCGACGGCCGGAGCGTGCAAAAGGCGACCCGTCGCGTCCATATCGACGCCGGCCCCGGCGGCACGCCGGACGGCATGCGCTGCGATACGGAGGGCAATCTCTGGTGCGGCTGGGGCATGGGCTCGGCGGAATTGGACGGGGTGCGGGTGTTCGCGCCGGACGGCACCGCCATCGGCCATATCCACCTGCCGGAGCGCTGCGCCAATGTCTGTTTCGGCGGCGCCGAGCGCAACCGCCTGTTCATGGCGGCCAGCCAGTCCGTCTACGCCCTTTATGTGAATGCGCAGGGCGTCAAGGGCGGCTAG
- a CDS encoding transketolase, with protein sequence MPDTTTPLPNRGSNQADIALLEQLERKVLWLSSWTIHNANHVRESRDGLKVGGHQASSASVSTMLTALYFSELNPEDRVAVKPHASPAYHAIQYLMGRQSQEQLQRFRALGGAQSYPSRTKDRDDVDVSTGSVGLGAAFTSFAALVQDYVQMKWRPGEQPGRMISIVGDAELDEGNVFEALLEGWKHDIRNVWWLIDYNRQSLDAVVSDRLFGRIDGLFHAMGWDVITLKYGRKLQAAFAEPGGEALRDWIDDCPNSLYSALVYKGGAAWRAQVLRDIGAVPGIPDLLAKYDDPALADLMTNLAGQDMAAMVEAFRTVDWDRPTCFIAYTIKGNNLPFAGHKDNHAGIMNTAQMEAFRSQMHVAEGQEWEKFAGMEDDRPALESFIRAAPFLRDRGAARRHDAAKIELPAALPAPKAERMSTQEGFGRILSDIARVGGPLADRIVTTSPDVTVSTNLGGWVNARGIFAREPRIDVFREEQVVSAQRWSMDPKGQHIELGIAENNLFLMLAALGLSGPLFGERLLPVGTLYDPFIMRGLDAMNYALYMDARFMVVATPSGLTLAPEGGAHQSIETPLIGMGLPNLAYFEPAYVDELAAIMHWGFDHMQADDDGGSVYLRLSTRSLAQPDRPLDAAAVVQGGYWLRRPAGDCDLALVAMGAVLPEALEALDQLAEDAPGAGLLVVTSPSRLHRDWRRRGRDSWIARLLGDLDEGAALVSLCDGHPATLSWLGSVRQQPLKALGVEAFGQSGDIPDLYRTHGLDAEAILDAVAAVLTDRLR encoded by the coding sequence ATGCCGGACACCACCACGCCCCTGCCGAACCGCGGCTCCAACCAGGCCGACATTGCCCTGCTGGAGCAGTTGGAGCGCAAGGTCCTGTGGCTCTCGTCCTGGACGATCCACAACGCCAACCATGTGCGCGAAAGCCGGGACGGGCTGAAGGTCGGCGGGCATCAGGCGTCGTCGGCCAGCGTCTCGACCATGCTGACGGCGCTCTATTTCTCCGAACTGAACCCGGAGGACCGGGTGGCGGTGAAGCCGCACGCCTCGCCCGCCTATCACGCCATCCAGTACCTGATGGGCCGCCAGAGCCAGGAGCAGTTGCAGCGCTTCCGGGCGCTGGGGGGCGCGCAGTCCTACCCGTCGCGCACCAAGGACCGGGACGATGTCGACGTCTCCACCGGCTCGGTCGGTCTGGGCGCGGCCTTCACCAGCTTTGCCGCCCTGGTGCAGGACTATGTGCAGATGAAATGGCGCCCGGGCGAGCAGCCGGGGCGCATGATCTCCATCGTCGGCGATGCCGAACTGGACGAGGGCAATGTGTTCGAGGCCCTGCTGGAGGGCTGGAAGCACGACATCCGCAATGTCTGGTGGCTGATCGACTATAACCGGCAGTCGCTGGATGCGGTGGTGTCCGACAGGTTGTTCGGGCGCATCGACGGCCTGTTCCACGCCATGGGCTGGGACGTCATCACGCTCAAATACGGCCGCAAGCTCCAGGCCGCCTTCGCCGAGCCGGGCGGGGAGGCGCTGCGCGACTGGATCGACGATTGCCCGAACTCGCTCTATTCCGCCCTGGTCTACAAGGGCGGCGCGGCCTGGCGGGCGCAGGTGCTGCGCGATATCGGCGCCGTGCCGGGCATTCCCGACCTGCTGGCGAAGTACGACGACCCGGCGCTGGCCGACCTGATGACCAATCTGGCCGGCCAGGACATGGCGGCCATGGTCGAGGCGTTCCGGACCGTCGACTGGGACCGGCCCACCTGCTTCATCGCCTACACGATCAAGGGCAACAACCTGCCGTTTGCCGGCCACAAGGACAACCACGCCGGCATCATGAACACCGCGCAGATGGAGGCCTTCCGCAGCCAGATGCACGTGGCGGAAGGGCAGGAGTGGGAGAAGTTCGCCGGCATGGAGGACGACCGCCCGGCGCTCGAATCCTTCATCCGGGCCGCGCCTTTCCTGCGCGACCGGGGTGCGGCCCGGCGCCACGACGCGGCCAAGATCGAGTTGCCGGCGGCCCTGCCGGCGCCGAAGGCCGAGCGGATGTCGACCCAGGAGGGCTTCGGCCGCATTCTCTCGGACATCGCGCGCGTCGGCGGCCCGCTCGCCGACCGCATCGTCACCACCTCGCCGGACGTGACCGTCTCCACCAATCTGGGCGGCTGGGTGAACGCGCGGGGCATTTTCGCGCGCGAACCGCGCATCGACGTGTTTCGCGAGGAGCAGGTGGTCAGCGCCCAGCGCTGGTCCATGGACCCGAAGGGCCAGCACATCGAACTGGGCATTGCCGAGAACAACCTGTTCCTGATGCTGGCCGCCCTCGGCCTGTCCGGGCCGCTGTTCGGCGAGCGGTTGCTGCCCGTCGGCACGCTCTACGACCCGTTCATTATGCGCGGCCTGGATGCGATGAATTACGCGCTCTACATGGATGCGCGCTTCATGGTGGTGGCGACGCCGTCCGGCCTGACGCTGGCGCCGGAGGGCGGGGCGCACCAGTCGATCGAGACGCCCCTGATCGGCATGGGCCTGCCGAATCTCGCCTATTTCGAGCCGGCCTATGTGGACGAACTGGCGGCCATCATGCACTGGGGCTTCGACCACATGCAGGCGGACGACGACGGCGGCAGCGTCTATCTGCGCCTGTCGACCCGCAGCCTGGCCCAGCCGGACCGGCCGCTGGACGCGGCGGCGGTGGTGCAGGGCGGCTATTGGCTGCGCCGGCCCGCCGGCGATTGCGACCTGGCCCTGGTCGCCATGGGCGCGGTGCTGCCGGAGGCGCTGGAAGCCCTCGACCAGCTGGCGGAGGATGCGCCGGGCGCGGGCCTGCTGGTGGTGACCTCGCCCAGCCGCCTGCACCGCGACTGGCGCCGGCGCGGCCGCGATTCGTGGATTGCCCGCCTGCTCGGCGACCTGGATGAGGGGGCGGCGCTGGTCAGCCTCTGCGACGGCCATCCCGCCACGCTCTCCTGGCTCGGCAGCGTGCGGCAGCAGCCGTTGAAAGCGCTGGGGGTGGAGGCGTTCGGCCAGTCCGGCGACATCCCGGACCTCTACCGCACGCACGGTCTGGACGCCGAAGCCATCCTGGATGCGGTGGCGGCGGTGCTGACGGACCGGCTGCGATGA
- a CDS encoding trigger factor has translation MQVTETLNEGLKREFDCVIAAAEISEKVDAKLQEIAPTMRLPGFRPGKVPMKVLRQRFGKSVSGEVIDEVVRTGIQSTMDDRNLRPAEEPKIENVEYADGADFKFRLKAEVLPEIAAMDFATLELEKLEPEIPDSEVDEALQRMAESRRDRIDVTEARPAADGDVVVIDFVGSVDGEEFPGGAADGYELALGSGQFIPGFEEQLVGLNVGDEKTVTVTFPEDYGAEHLAGKEASFAVTLKGLKELGPAEVNEALAEKFGAESLDDLRRQMRETMEREYAEVGRNKLKRELFDLLDKAHVFPLPETLVDLEFDGIWREVEQQLQGDEAEDVRDGKSDDELRAEYRTVAERRVRLGLLLSEVGRQNNIAVSPQDLQTAVARQAAQYPGQEEMVQKFYMENPQMLGQLQAPILEDKVVDYILELAKVEVRKLPPSELLEAVQEAEKADDAAAAEAAG, from the coding sequence ATGCAGGTTACCGAGACGCTAAACGAAGGTCTGAAGCGCGAGTTTGATTGCGTGATCGCCGCCGCGGAAATCAGCGAAAAGGTCGACGCCAAGCTTCAGGAAATCGCACCGACCATGCGGCTGCCGGGCTTCCGTCCGGGCAAGGTGCCGATGAAGGTGCTGCGCCAGCGCTTCGGCAAATCGGTCAGCGGTGAAGTGATCGACGAGGTGGTGCGGACCGGCATTCAGTCCACCATGGACGACCGCAATCTGCGCCCAGCCGAAGAACCGAAAATCGAGAACGTCGAATACGCCGACGGCGCCGATTTCAAATTCCGGTTGAAGGCCGAAGTCCTGCCCGAGATTGCGGCGATGGACTTCGCCACGCTCGAACTGGAAAAGCTGGAGCCGGAAATTCCCGACAGCGAGGTCGACGAGGCGTTGCAGCGCATGGCCGAAAGCCGTCGCGACCGGATCGACGTGACCGAAGCCCGGCCGGCGGCCGATGGCGACGTGGTGGTGATCGACTTCGTCGGCTCCGTCGATGGCGAGGAATTTCCCGGCGGTGCCGCCGACGGCTATGAACTGGCGCTCGGCAGCGGCCAGTTCATCCCCGGCTTCGAGGAACAGCTGGTCGGCCTGAATGTCGGCGACGAAAAGACCGTCACCGTGACCTTCCCGGAGGATTACGGCGCGGAGCATCTGGCCGGCAAGGAAGCGTCCTTCGCGGTGACCCTGAAAGGGCTGAAGGAGCTGGGTCCGGCCGAGGTGAACGAGGCCCTGGCCGAGAAATTCGGTGCGGAGAGCCTGGACGACCTGCGCCGGCAGATGCGCGAGACCATGGAGCGCGAATACGCCGAGGTCGGCCGCAACAAGCTGAAGCGGGAATTGTTCGACCTGCTGGACAAGGCGCACGTCTTCCCGCTGCCGGAAACGCTGGTGGATCTGGAATTCGACGGCATCTGGCGCGAGGTCGAGCAACAGCTTCAGGGCGACGAGGCCGAGGACGTGCGCGACGGCAAGAGCGACGACGAGTTGCGCGCCGAATACCGCACGGTCGCCGAGCGCCGCGTCCGTCTTGGCCTGCTGCTGTCCGAGGTCGGGCGGCAAAACAATATCGCGGTCAGCCCCCAGGATCTGCAAACCGCCGTGGCCCGCCAGGCGGCGCAGTATCCCGGCCAGGAAGAGATGGTGCAGAAATTCTACATGGAGAACCCGCAAATGCTGGGTCAGCTCCAGGCGCCGATCTTGGAAGACAAGGTGGTCGACTACATCTTAGAGTTGGCCAAGGTCGAGGTGCGGAAGCTGCCGCCGTCCGAACTGTTGGAAGCGGTGCAAGAGGCCGAGAAGGCCGACGATGCCGCCGCAGCAGAGGCGGCGGGCTGA
- the clpP gene encoding ATP-dependent Clp endopeptidase proteolytic subunit ClpP: protein MHDARDTTMNMLVPMVVETTNRGERAYDIYSRLLRERIIFLTGPVHDGVASLVCAQLLFLEAENPKKDIFFYINSPGGVVSSGMAIYDTMQYIRCDVSTVCIGQAASMGSLLLAAGAAGKRYCLPNARVMVHQPSGGFQGQASDIEIHAREILALRQRLNEIYVHHTGQDLKTIEDALERDRFMTAEEAKAFGIVDEVVAQRPAAVETE, encoded by the coding sequence ATGCATGACGCGCGCGATACCACTATGAACATGCTCGTGCCGATGGTGGTGGAGACCACCAATCGCGGCGAGCGGGCGTATGACATCTACTCCCGCCTGCTGCGCGAGCGCATCATCTTCCTGACCGGCCCGGTGCATGACGGCGTTGCCAGCCTGGTCTGCGCCCAGTTGCTGTTCCTGGAAGCGGAAAATCCGAAGAAGGACATCTTCTTCTACATCAACTCGCCGGGCGGCGTGGTCTCCTCCGGCATGGCGATCTACGACACCATGCAGTATATCCGCTGCGACGTGTCGACGGTCTGCATCGGCCAGGCGGCCAGCATGGGCTCGCTGCTGCTGGCGGCGGGCGCGGCCGGTAAGCGCTACTGCCTGCCGAACGCCCGCGTCATGGTGCATCAGCCCTCCGGCGGCTTCCAGGGGCAGGCGTCGGATATCGAGATCCATGCGCGTGAGATCCTGGCCCTGCGCCAGCGCCTGAACGAGATCTATGTCCACCACACCGGGCAGGATCTCAAAACCATTGAAGATGCGCTGGAACGCGACCGTTTCATGACGGCGGAAGAAGCCAAGGCGTTCGGGATCGTCGACGAGGTGGTCGCCCAGCGGCCGGCGGCGGTGGAGACCGAATAG